Proteins from a genomic interval of Sphingomonas sp. Y38-1Y:
- a CDS encoding DUF2171 domain-containing protein translates to MGYERNQRGGWRSDDDRDYDNYSSARDYAAAGQYGDRNRSGSQRDQGNWRGEGRDYYGSRDTGSRDYYGSRDFGRDQRGSYGAQDSQGYDNRSSSYGNRDSYGARDTYGNRDSYGSRDSYGSSQGGYGDRYGSQGDRGRDSYGFGGDFQGYGQRDYGQRSYGRGEDRGGYQRQGYGRQEGRGRGYSGQPQGYDYEERGFFDRAGDEVRSWFGDEDAERRREADRRFDERYGNSYGERDEHYSNWRRQRIGELDRDYDEYRRENATKFENEFNSFRTERQTQRSSLSQVSEHMEVVGSDGEHVGTVDKVRGDRIILTKNDVDAGGRHHSIPSRWIESVGDKVKIRKTASEAKSEWRDEERNQAMFGDDNRSSYGNTGTTGQSGTGQSTTGLGSTGTDMSGTSGNLNKSFSGTY, encoded by the coding sequence ATGGGCTACGAACGCAACCAGCGTGGCGGCTGGCGGAGCGACGACGATCGCGATTACGACAACTATTCGAGCGCGCGTGACTATGCGGCGGCGGGTCAATATGGCGATCGCAACCGTTCCGGTTCACAGCGCGACCAGGGCAATTGGCGCGGCGAAGGGCGCGACTATTATGGATCGCGCGACACCGGCTCGCGGGATTACTACGGCTCGCGCGATTTCGGACGCGACCAGCGTGGCAGCTATGGCGCGCAGGACAGCCAGGGCTATGACAATCGCTCGTCAAGCTATGGCAACCGGGACAGCTACGGCGCCCGGGACACCTACGGCAACCGCGACAGCTATGGCAGCCGGGACAGCTATGGCAGCAGCCAGGGCGGCTATGGCGACCGGTACGGCAGCCAGGGCGACCGCGGTCGCGACAGCTATGGCTTCGGCGGCGACTTCCAGGGCTATGGCCAGCGCGATTACGGTCAGCGCAGCTATGGCCGCGGCGAGGATCGCGGCGGCTATCAGCGCCAGGGCTATGGCCGCCAGGAAGGTCGCGGACGCGGCTATTCGGGCCAGCCGCAGGGCTATGACTATGAGGAGCGCGGCTTCTTCGACCGTGCCGGCGACGAGGTCCGCTCGTGGTTCGGCGACGAGGATGCCGAGCGTCGCCGCGAGGCCGACCGCCGCTTCGACGAGCGCTATGGCAACAGCTATGGCGAGCGCGACGAGCATTATTCGAACTGGCGCCGCCAGCGGATCGGCGAGCTCGACCGCGACTATGACGAATATCGCCGCGAGAACGCGACGAAGTTCGAGAACGAGTTCAACAGCTTCCGCACCGAACGCCAGACGCAGCGCTCGTCGCTGTCGCAGGTGAGCGAGCACATGGAAGTCGTCGGCTCGGACGGCGAGCATGTCGGCACCGTCGACAAGGTGCGCGGCGACCGAATCATCCTGACCAAGAACGACGTCGATGCCGGCGGCCGTCACCACTCGATTCCTTCACGCTGGATCGAGAGCGTCGGCGACAAGGTCAAGATCCGCAAGACCGCGAGCGAGGCCAAGTCGGAGTGGCGCGACGAAGAGCGCAACCAGGCGATGTTTGGCGACGACAACCGCTCGAGCTATGGCAACACCGGCACGACCGGCCAGTCGGGTACGGGCCAGTCGACGACCGGACTCGGCTCGACCGGCACCGACATGTCGGGCACGAGCGGCAATCTCAACAAGAGCTTCTCGGGCACCTACTGA
- a CDS encoding deoxyguanosinetriphosphate triphosphohydrolase: MSALARWASDPAHSRGRLHVEPGAAERGPRDAFQRDRDRVIHSISFRRLRHKTQVFMAPDGDHFRVRLTHSIEVAQIGRVIARSLGLNEDLTEALCLAHDIGHPPFGHAGEAALKAALMGQGGFDHNGHTLRALMWLESPYPRWRGLNLSWETLEGLAKHNGPVRHPGWALAEADAALPLDLTAHSSLEAQVAAIADDIAYDNHDIDDGLRAGLLSLDAILAVPMIAAGWDAVRARFADCPPDRLVGELVRSQIGAMVNDLIASTRANLAEAGVETAEDVRIAGRCLAAFSPPMREAERVLKRFMYAELYHHPRQLAAADVASRVVAGLFAAYADDPRRLPDGWREALPGDEPGRSRHIADFIAGMTDRYAITRYREQVGEIDLPEGF; this comes from the coding sequence ATGAGCGCGCTCGCCCGCTGGGCATCGGACCCGGCGCACAGCAGGGGGCGGCTCCATGTCGAGCCGGGCGCGGCCGAGCGTGGGCCGCGCGACGCGTTCCAGCGCGATCGCGACCGCGTGATCCACTCGATCAGCTTTCGCCGCCTGCGCCACAAGACGCAGGTGTTCATGGCGCCCGACGGCGACCATTTCCGCGTCCGCCTGACCCACAGTATCGAGGTCGCGCAGATCGGCCGCGTGATCGCGCGCTCGCTCGGCCTCAACGAGGATCTGACCGAGGCGCTTTGCCTCGCCCACGACATCGGCCATCCGCCGTTCGGCCATGCGGGCGAGGCCGCGCTCAAGGCGGCGCTGATGGGGCAGGGGGGCTTCGACCATAACGGTCATACGCTGCGCGCGCTGATGTGGCTGGAGAGTCCCTATCCGCGCTGGCGGGGGCTCAACCTGTCATGGGAGACGCTGGAGGGGCTCGCCAAGCATAACGGTCCCGTCCGGCACCCCGGCTGGGCGCTGGCGGAGGCGGATGCCGCGCTCCCGCTGGACCTCACCGCGCATTCCTCGCTCGAGGCACAGGTCGCGGCGATCGCTGACGATATCGCTTATGACAATCACGACATCGACGATGGGCTGCGCGCGGGGCTGTTGTCGCTCGATGCGATCCTGGCGGTGCCGATGATTGCCGCGGGATGGGACGCGGTGCGCGCGCGCTTTGCCGATTGTCCGCCCGACCGGCTGGTGGGCGAACTCGTCCGTTCGCAGATCGGCGCGATGGTCAACGACCTGATCGCCTCGACCCGCGCCAATCTGGCGGAAGCGGGCGTCGAGACGGCCGAGGACGTGCGCATCGCGGGTCGATGCCTCGCGGCCTTTTCACCGCCGATGCGGGAGGCGGAGCGCGTGCTCAAGCGCTTCATGTATGCCGAGCTCTACCATCATCCGCGCCAGCTTGCCGCGGCGGACGTGGCGTCGCGCGTGGTGGCGGGGCTGTTCGCGGCCTATGCCGACGATCCGCGACGGCTGCCGGATGGCTGGCGCGAGGCGCTGCCCGGCGACGAGCCGGGCCGTAGCCGGCACATCGCGGACTTCATCGCGGGGATGACCGATCGATACGCGATCACGCGCTACCGCGAGCAGGTGGGCGAGATCGACCTGCCCGAAGGGTTCTGA
- a CDS encoding SPOR domain-containing protein — protein sequence MTRHSALWLGGAALLTVTPLPALAQQTAPTAPGFVPQPTPTADRLAQAMRTLGISPQDFEALIAAGEASALLEDAPAALQFLARAEKLRPSDPRIPAARGRALVRMGRPGEALRRFADAERGGLNPATFADDRGLAYDLVGDQPHAQVEYARALTIGDPAEVRRRMAISLAIAGDNAGAERILDPLLRQQDRAAWRTRALVMALSGKSADAERVTATMMPGFSTAYLPLFRRLSEIRDPADRAFAAHLGEFTRTPARLADAGLAPPAPPLPQVAPVRVASVTPTPAAREEDRDDRRTTRRDRGEATASADTRARARERRAAERRAEREAMLRERYGRRTRTETAAVDPRVREAASRAAAPARTVTGSRPTTSPTTVTPAASTLRSPSTTAAASPASSSLPATLAARPSPGFSTSGAANAGADGSASRNAVGAASARTTPASSQPSLGSSVAASVATSPAAASPVTNRPSAAPVTSASSSAPSGVTPATATASGAATLPARTTSVAPSTASVGSAPLPTSAPTTAPPQPAPATSTLASPAETPATAAAPVTSSSTPSTSAVAANGTLPSGSAVASSAPTTAASAPASSTAVPASTVTTAAASPGNPAIGREDDMLAMIVRNIAIPAAELGVAPPPPPPPPPPPPPAPAPEPVTPAPTPKPAAPTPVAPEPKPAAKPTTPATVAPEPKPAAKKPEPAKPTPEKPAEKPVAKKPESKKPEPKKPEPKKAEPKKPAEPARWWVQVAGGANVDDLPKAWNALTAKSSALKGRQAWTTPLRFTNRLLTGPFASGAEAQAFVNTLGKSGQSAFSFQSEAGQKVTRLPAK from the coding sequence ATGACTCGTCATTCCGCCCTGTGGCTGGGCGGCGCCGCGCTTCTGACCGTGACGCCGCTTCCGGCGCTCGCGCAGCAGACCGCGCCCACCGCGCCCGGCTTCGTGCCGCAGCCGACCCCCACCGCCGACCGACTGGCCCAGGCGATGCGGACGCTTGGCATCTCGCCGCAAGATTTCGAGGCGCTGATCGCCGCGGGCGAGGCGAGCGCATTGCTTGAGGATGCACCCGCCGCGCTCCAGTTCCTCGCACGGGCCGAGAAGCTGCGACCGTCCGACCCACGCATCCCCGCCGCGCGTGGCCGTGCGCTCGTCCGCATGGGCCGGCCGGGCGAGGCGTTGCGCCGCTTCGCCGATGCCGAGCGTGGCGGACTGAACCCGGCCACTTTCGCGGACGACCGCGGGCTTGCCTATGACTTGGTCGGCGACCAGCCTCATGCGCAGGTCGAATATGCCCGCGCGCTGACGATCGGCGATCCGGCCGAGGTGCGCCGGCGCATGGCGATCTCGCTGGCGATAGCCGGCGACAATGCCGGGGCCGAGCGCATCCTTGATCCGCTGCTGCGCCAGCAGGACCGCGCCGCGTGGCGCACGCGCGCGCTGGTGATGGCGCTGTCGGGCAAGTCGGCCGATGCCGAACGGGTGACGGCGACGATGATGCCGGGCTTCTCGACCGCCTATCTGCCGCTGTTCCGCCGCCTGTCCGAAATACGCGACCCCGCTGACCGCGCCTTTGCCGCGCATCTGGGTGAGTTCACGCGGACGCCCGCGCGGCTCGCCGATGCAGGGCTTGCGCCGCCGGCGCCGCCGCTCCCGCAGGTCGCGCCGGTGCGCGTCGCCTCCGTCACGCCGACCCCCGCGGCGCGCGAGGAGGATCGCGACGATCGCCGGACCACGCGCCGCGACCGCGGCGAGGCGACCGCCTCTGCCGACACGCGCGCCCGCGCCCGCGAGCGCCGTGCCGCCGAACGACGCGCCGAGCGCGAGGCGATGCTGCGCGAACGCTATGGCCGTCGCACGCGGACCGAAACCGCCGCGGTCGACCCGCGCGTGCGGGAAGCAGCGAGCCGCGCCGCGGCGCCTGCACGGACGGTGACTGGTTCGAGGCCGACGACCAGTCCGACGACGGTGACGCCGGCTGCCTCGACGCTGCGCTCGCCGAGCACCACCGCAGCCGCCAGCCCGGCGTCGTCATCGCTTCCTGCGACGCTGGCGGCGCGGCCGAGCCCGGGGTTCTCGACCTCGGGCGCAGCGAACGCCGGGGCGGATGGGAGCGCGTCTCGCAACGCCGTGGGCGCGGCGTCTGCTCGCACGACGCCGGCCAGTTCGCAGCCGAGCCTAGGTTCCAGCGTCGCAGCAAGCGTTGCAACGTCGCCCGCTGCGGCATCGCCTGTCACAAATCGTCCCAGCGCGGCGCCGGTCACTTCGGCGTCGAGCAGCGCGCCCTCAGGGGTCACGCCTGCGACCGCAACGGCAAGCGGCGCCGCGACGCTCCCCGCGCGGACGACGAGCGTCGCGCCGTCGACCGCCAGCGTGGGTTCGGCACCGCTGCCAACTTCCGCCCCGACGACGGCGCCCCCACAGCCGGCTCCCGCCACTTCAACGCTGGCGTCGCCCGCTGAAACACCCGCAACGGCTGCTGCGCCGGTTACGAGTAGCTCGACGCCATCGACAAGCGCGGTTGCCGCCAACGGCACGCTCCCGTCCGGTTCGGCAGTGGCGAGCAGTGCTCCGACAACGGCGGCGTCGGCACCCGCGAGCAGCACAGCCGTCCCTGCGTCTACGGTCACGACCGCCGCCGCGTCGCCCGGCAATCCGGCGATCGGCCGCGAGGACGACATGCTGGCGATGATCGTCCGGAACATCGCCATTCCCGCCGCCGAGCTCGGGGTGGCACCACCGCCGCCACCGCCACCGCCACCGCCACCCCCACCGGCTCCAGCACCCGAGCCGGTAACCCCTGCGCCCACGCCGAAGCCGGCTGCACCGACGCCTGTCGCCCCTGAGCCAAAACCGGCGGCGAAACCGACCACGCCAGCGACGGTCGCGCCTGAGCCGAAGCCCGCGGCCAAGAAGCCCGAGCCCGCTAAGCCTACGCCCGAGAAACCGGCGGAGAAGCCCGTCGCCAAGAAGCCGGAATCCAAAAAACCCGAGCCCAAGAAGCCGGAGCCGAAGAAGGCCGAGCCCAAGAAGCCCGCCGAGCCAGCCCGCTGGTGGGTCCAGGTGGCCGGCGGCGCCAATGTCGACGACCTGCCAAAGGCGTGGAACGCGCTCACCGCCAAGTCGTCGGCGTTGAAGGGGCGTCAGGCCTGGACGACGCCGCTCCGCTTCACCAACCGCCTGCTGACCGGCCCGTTCGCGAGCGGCGCGGAGGCGCAGGCGTTCGTCAACACGCTCGGCAAGAGCGGGCAGTCGGCGTTCAGCTTCCAAAGCGAGGCGGGTCAAAAGGTGACGAGGCTGCCCGCCAAATGA
- the ftsZ gene encoding cell division protein FtsZ, giving the protein MGIDFLPPDVDELTPRITVIGVGGAGGNAIANMIRAEVQGVEFVVANTDAQALKQSVAPQRIQLGAKITQGLGAGSRPEIGRAAAEETIEQVQKALEGSHMCFLAAGMGGGTGTGAAPVIAKAARDMGILTVGVVTKPFAFEGKRRSASADAGIDELQKFVDTLIVIPNQNLFLIANANTTFKQAFEMADEVLQQGVRGITDLMVMPGLINLDFADVRSVMQEMGKAMMGTGEAEGDSRAIEAAQKAIANPLLDGVSMKGAKGVIVSITGGDDMRLLEVDEAANHIRELVDPDANIIWGSAFNPELEGRIRVSVVATGIEADAGALPAPAPAAESTRSFTFSAPKRPATAATSPAPQPGFSEEAVPPAPQPTAAAEPASQPVEDEGDELVLGAESSLPAGEPEAAPAAPAADAGAPRRRWLTGGEEAEAEQPPAPRPGGTLFERMSAAGRGIGRTGDDKDPLDIPRFLHRQNNQ; this is encoded by the coding sequence ATGGGTATCGATTTTCTGCCGCCCGACGTCGATGAGCTGACGCCGCGCATCACCGTCATCGGCGTCGGCGGGGCCGGCGGCAACGCGATCGCGAACATGATCCGGGCCGAGGTGCAGGGCGTCGAGTTCGTCGTCGCCAACACCGACGCACAGGCGCTGAAGCAGTCGGTCGCGCCGCAGCGCATCCAGCTGGGCGCCAAGATCACGCAGGGTCTGGGCGCGGGCAGCCGGCCGGAGATCGGCCGCGCCGCGGCCGAAGAGACCATCGAGCAGGTGCAGAAGGCGCTCGAGGGCAGCCACATGTGCTTCCTCGCGGCCGGCATGGGCGGCGGCACCGGCACGGGCGCCGCGCCCGTCATCGCCAAGGCCGCGCGCGACATGGGCATCCTGACCGTCGGCGTCGTCACCAAGCCGTTCGCGTTCGAGGGCAAGCGCCGCTCGGCATCGGCCGATGCGGGCATCGACGAGCTCCAGAAATTCGTCGACACGCTGATCGTCATCCCGAACCAGAACCTGTTCCTGATCGCCAACGCCAACACCACGTTCAAGCAGGCGTTCGAAATGGCGGACGAGGTGCTGCAGCAGGGCGTCCGCGGCATCACCGACCTGATGGTCATGCCGGGCCTCATCAACCTCGACTTCGCCGACGTCCGGTCGGTGATGCAGGAGATGGGCAAGGCGATGATGGGCACCGGCGAGGCCGAGGGCGACAGCCGCGCCATCGAGGCCGCGCAGAAGGCGATCGCCAACCCGCTGCTCGACGGCGTGTCGATGAAGGGCGCCAAGGGCGTCATCGTCTCGATCACCGGCGGCGACGACATGCGCCTGCTCGAGGTCGACGAAGCGGCGAACCATATCCGCGAGCTGGTCGATCCCGACGCCAACATCATCTGGGGTTCGGCGTTCAACCCGGAGCTCGAGGGCCGTATCCGCGTGTCGGTCGTCGCGACCGGGATCGAGGCCGATGCGGGCGCGCTTCCCGCGCCGGCGCCCGCCGCCGAATCGACGCGCAGCTTCACCTTCTCGGCACCCAAGCGTCCCGCGACGGCGGCGACCAGCCCCGCGCCGCAGCCCGGCTTCAGCGAGGAGGCCGTGCCGCCTGCGCCGCAGCCGACCGCCGCGGCCGAGCCTGCGTCGCAGCCGGTCGAGGACGAGGGTGACGAACTGGTGCTTGGTGCCGAATCGTCGCTGCCGGCCGGTGAGCCCGAGGCGGCGCCTGCCGCTCCGGCGGCCGATGCCGGTGCGCCGCGTCGTCGCTGGCTGACCGGCGGCGAGGAAGCGGAGGCCGAGCAGCCGCCCGCGCCGCGCCCCGGCGGGACGCTGTTCGAGCGGATGTCGGCCGCCGGTCGCGGCATCGGCCGCACCGGCGACGACAAGGATCCGCTCGACATTCCGCGCTTCCTGCATCGCCAGAACAACCAGTAA
- the ftsA gene encoding cell division protein FtsA, with the protein MAKQATEGLITAIDIGSSKVSALIAQKGDGGELVVLGTGQRESRGVRRGYIADMAATEVAVREAVEQAERIAGVSIEDVWVAFSAGGLVSDIVKLEVDLGGHRVEQADIDALLKAAGEALDPQGRMVLHAQPTRYTLDGLTGTPKPTGMHADRLGVEIHVVATDGSPVRNLDLCVRSAHLDVKSIVAAPVATGLAVLSEEERDLGVALVEIGAGVTNVSVFQHGVLTGLASIGMGAADVTDDIASAFGTRRAQAERIKCFHGSANMSPRDNHDMIDIAPISAEQGEEGSRITKAQLIATIRLRLDRLMQEVQRELKKLNFDDPVGRQIVLTGGGAELKGIADYAQQALGRTVRVGRPRGLSALPEAHSGPAFATLAGLTMFAAADPVDLRGMEPQHQLVVRPTMGTMVKRLLAAFRSNY; encoded by the coding sequence ATGGCGAAGCAGGCGACCGAAGGGCTGATTACCGCGATCGACATCGGATCGTCGAAGGTGTCGGCGCTGATCGCGCAAAAGGGTGACGGCGGCGAACTGGTGGTGCTCGGCACCGGCCAGCGCGAAAGCCGCGGCGTGCGGCGCGGCTACATCGCCGACATGGCCGCCACCGAGGTCGCGGTACGCGAGGCGGTCGAACAGGCCGAGCGCATCGCCGGCGTGTCGATCGAGGACGTCTGGGTCGCCTTCTCCGCCGGTGGCCTAGTCAGCGACATCGTCAAGCTGGAGGTCGACCTGGGCGGCCACCGCGTCGAGCAGGCCGACATCGACGCGCTCTTGAAGGCCGCGGGCGAGGCGCTCGACCCACAGGGGCGGATGGTGCTGCATGCCCAGCCGACGCGCTACACGCTCGACGGGCTGACGGGCACCCCCAAGCCGACGGGCATGCATGCCGACCGGCTCGGGGTCGAGATCCACGTCGTCGCGACCGACGGTTCGCCCGTCCGCAACCTGGACCTGTGCGTCCGTTCCGCGCATCTGGACGTCAAGTCGATCGTCGCCGCGCCCGTCGCCACGGGGCTCGCGGTGCTGAGCGAGGAGGAACGCGACCTGGGCGTCGCGCTGGTCGAGATCGGCGCGGGCGTGACCAACGTGTCGGTCTTCCAGCACGGCGTGCTGACCGGCTTAGCCTCGATCGGGATGGGCGCCGCCGACGTCACCGACGATATCGCCAGCGCCTTCGGCACCCGCCGTGCTCAGGCCGAGCGGATCAAGTGCTTCCACGGCTCGGCCAACATGAGCCCGCGCGACAATCACGACATGATCGACATCGCCCCGATCAGTGCAGAACAGGGCGAGGAGGGAAGCCGCATCACCAAGGCGCAGCTGATCGCGACGATCCGCCTGCGCCTAGACCGGCTGATGCAGGAGGTTCAGCGCGAGCTGAAGAAGCTGAACTTCGACGATCCGGTCGGACGCCAGATCGTCCTGACGGGTGGTGGTGCCGAGCTGAAAGGCATCGCCGATTACGCACAGCAGGCGCTCGGCCGCACCGTCCGCGTCGGCCGCCCGCGCGGGCTGAGCGCGCTGCCGGAGGCGCATTCGGGTCCGGCGTTCGCGACGCTTGCCGGACTCACCATGTTCGCCGCGGCCGATCCGGTCGACCTGCGCGGCATGGAGCCGCAGCATCAACTGGTGGTGCGACCGACGATGGGGACGATGGTGAAGCGGTTACTGGCCGCGTTCCGGTCGAATTATTAA
- a CDS encoding cell division protein FtsQ/DivIB produces the protein MSRMEQRRTAQRRPGPQRKPGARKPGGRKQRAGLLDRMIAAVPVSEATLRRAFGWTFTIAIGGAAIGVATFFGVPGMIGTAIAEGMGRAGLRVEQVEVTGLKRMDRMAVYSVALDQQSRAMALVDLDEVRERLLRYGWIADARVSRRLPDTIVIDVVERSPAAVWQNNGQLMLIDEGGTLLEPVRADAVPNLPLLVGEGANAQAPAYQRLIEAAPALRPMVRAANWVGDRRWDLQFVSGETLMLPAGEAEAQAALIKFAELDGRDRLLGGPYVRFDLRIPKNLVMRKASGLERTTTIDPNRKAQQEADKSLPRDAE, from the coding sequence ATGAGCCGGATGGAACAGCGCCGCACCGCCCAGCGCCGACCCGGCCCCCAGCGCAAGCCGGGCGCGCGCAAACCCGGCGGGCGCAAGCAGCGCGCGGGACTGCTCGACCGGATGATCGCCGCGGTACCGGTGTCGGAAGCGACGCTGCGTCGGGCGTTCGGCTGGACCTTCACCATCGCGATCGGCGGGGCCGCGATCGGTGTCGCGACCTTCTTCGGCGTGCCCGGCATGATCGGGACCGCGATTGCCGAGGGGATGGGCCGCGCGGGGCTGCGGGTCGAGCAGGTCGAGGTAACGGGCCTCAAGCGGATGGACCGGATGGCGGTCTACTCGGTGGCGCTCGACCAGCAATCCCGCGCGATGGCGCTGGTCGACCTAGACGAGGTGCGCGAGCGATTGCTCCGCTATGGCTGGATCGCCGATGCGCGCGTGTCGCGGCGTCTGCCCGACACGATCGTCATCGACGTGGTCGAGCGCTCGCCCGCAGCGGTCTGGCAGAACAACGGCCAACTGATGCTGATCGACGAGGGCGGCACGCTGCTGGAGCCGGTGCGCGCCGACGCCGTCCCCAACCTGCCGCTGCTGGTGGGGGAGGGGGCGAACGCGCAGGCGCCCGCCTATCAGCGGCTGATCGAGGCGGCGCCGGCGCTGCGCCCGATGGTGCGCGCCGCCAACTGGGTCGGCGATCGGCGCTGGGATCTGCAATTCGTGTCGGGCGAGACGCTGATGCTGCCCGCGGGGGAGGCGGAGGCGCAGGCGGCGCTCATCAAGTTCGCCGAGCTCGACGGGCGCGACCGGCTGCTTGGTGGACCCTATGTGCGCTTCGACCTTCGCATCCCCAAGAACCTGGTGATGCGCAAGGCCAGCGGGCTGGAGCGGACGACGACGATCGATCCCAATCGCAAGGCACAACAGGAAGCGGACAAGTCGCTGCCCCGCGACGCGGAATAG
- a CDS encoding D-alanine--D-alanine ligase produces MVTPLHIAVLMGGWSSEREVSLMSGAGVADALESLGHRVTRIDMGRDVALRLSEAKPDLVFNALHGTPGEDGSVQGMLDLMGLRYTHSGLATSVIAIDKQLTKQALVPHGVPMPGGRIVKSEELYERDPLPRPYVLKPVNEGSSVGVAIVTDESNYGNPIARDAKGPWAEFDELLAEPFIRGRELTTAVLGDQAMGVTELRTKAGFYDYEAKYTDGLTEHVYPADIPDDVAQACEAIAVEAHRRLGCRGASRSDFRWDDERGVAGLFLLEVNTQPGMTPLSLVPEQARHRGMSYPALVQAIVDEAMKDAEA; encoded by the coding sequence CTGGTGACCCCCCTCCACATCGCCGTCCTGATGGGCGGCTGGTCGTCCGAGCGTGAAGTGTCGCTGATGAGCGGCGCGGGCGTCGCCGACGCGCTCGAAAGCCTGGGCCACCGCGTCACCCGCATCGACATGGGTCGTGACGTGGCGCTCCGGCTCAGCGAGGCCAAGCCCGACCTAGTCTTCAACGCGCTGCACGGTACGCCGGGCGAGGACGGCAGCGTGCAGGGCATGCTCGACCTGATGGGGCTGCGCTACACGCATTCGGGCCTCGCCACCTCGGTCATCGCGATCGACAAGCAGCTCACCAAGCAGGCGCTGGTGCCGCACGGCGTGCCCATGCCTGGCGGTCGCATCGTCAAGAGCGAGGAGCTGTACGAACGCGACCCGCTGCCGCGCCCCTATGTGCTCAAGCCCGTCAACGAAGGATCGTCGGTCGGCGTCGCGATCGTCACCGACGAGAGCAACTACGGCAACCCGATCGCCCGCGACGCCAAGGGGCCGTGGGCCGAGTTCGACGAGCTGCTCGCCGAGCCGTTCATCCGTGGCCGCGAGCTGACGACCGCAGTGCTGGGCGACCAGGCGATGGGCGTGACGGAGCTTCGGACCAAGGCGGGCTTTTATGATTACGAGGCCAAGTACACCGATGGCCTGACGGAACACGTCTATCCCGCCGACATCCCCGACGACGTCGCTCAGGCGTGCGAGGCGATCGCGGTCGAGGCGCATCGCCGGCTCGGCTGCCGCGGCGCGTCGCGATCGGACTTTCGCTGGGATGACGAGCGCGGCGTCGCCGGGCTGTTCCTGCTGGAGGTCAACACCCAGCCCGGCATGACGCCGCTCAGCCTCGTCCCCGAACAGGCCCGGCATCGCGGCATGAGCTATCCCGCGCTGGTGCAGGCGATCGTTGACGAAGCGATGAAGGACGCCGAAGCATGA
- the murB gene encoding UDP-N-acetylmuramate dehydrogenase, which produces MRGRLTPNAPLAPLVWFKAGGAAEWLFEPADIEDLAAFLAALPAEVPVMALGLGSNLIVRDGGVPGVVVRLGKPFAQVERLDSTTLRCGGGASGILVSSTARDAGIGGVEFLRSIPGTVGGFVRMNGGAYGREVKDVLVEAEVVLRSGERVTLSNADLGYTYRHSALPGGAVVVSATFRGERAEPAAIQAEMDRIAAAREASQPLRTKTGGSTFKNPPGEKAWALVDDAGCRGLTMGGAQVSEKHTNFLINTGTATSAEIEALGDEVRKRVKAKSGIELEWEIQRVGVAK; this is translated from the coding sequence GTGCGGGGCCGCCTGACCCCCAACGCCCCCCTCGCGCCGCTCGTCTGGTTCAAGGCGGGCGGGGCGGCGGAGTGGCTGTTCGAGCCCGCCGACATTGAAGACCTGGCCGCTTTCCTCGCTGCGCTGCCGGCCGAGGTGCCGGTGATGGCGCTCGGCCTCGGCTCCAACCTGATCGTCCGCGATGGCGGCGTGCCCGGTGTCGTCGTCCGCCTGGGCAAGCCGTTCGCGCAGGTCGAGCGGCTCGACTCTACCACGCTCAGATGCGGTGGCGGGGCGAGCGGGATCCTCGTCTCCTCGACCGCGCGCGATGCGGGAATCGGCGGCGTCGAGTTCCTGCGCTCGATCCCCGGCACCGTCGGCGGCTTCGTGCGGATGAACGGCGGCGCCTATGGCCGCGAGGTCAAGGACGTGCTGGTCGAGGCCGAGGTGGTGCTGCGTTCGGGCGAGCGGGTCACGCTGTCCAACGCCGATCTCGGCTATACCTATCGCCACAGCGCTCTGCCGGGCGGCGCGGTCGTCGTGTCGGCGACCTTCCGCGGCGAGCGGGCCGAGCCGGCCGCGATCCAGGCCGAGATGGACCGAATTGCCGCCGCGCGCGAAGCCTCGCAGCCGCTTCGCACCAAGACTGGCGGATCGACCTTCAAGAACCCGCCGGGCGAAAAGGCGTGGGCGCTGGTCGACGACGCCGGCTGCCGCGGGCTGACGATGGGCGGCGCGCAGGTCAGCGAGAAGCACACCAACTTCCTCATCAACACCGGCACCGCGACGAGCGCGGAGATTGAGGCGCTCGGCGACGAGGTGCGCAAGCGGGTCAAAGCCAAGAGCGGGATCGAACTGGAGTGGGAAATTCAGCGGGTGGGGGTGGCGAAGTGA